The following DNA comes from Papaver somniferum cultivar HN1 chromosome 4, ASM357369v1, whole genome shotgun sequence.
AGAGAGAAGCACTTTTATTTTATgcctgcttttaaaagctactcagcactagcttttaaaagctggaaAAACAGAAGTTGTGGACCcacataaattgatttaattgattctctattttaGCCCTGTTATTTTATTATAAAGACAAGTTTTACCCTTGAATATTGTACActtatcattttatttttaacttctattttatttctctattttttattttttattttaaaataataaataataattacaatataataatatttttctaAGCAAacataattatatttttttattaaataataagaaataaataaaataaaaattacttatatttagaattaaaaatataatttattataattaaagtgtatttaaaactaatttttgaaaTAAGTCTATTTTTGTCATTAACTACGTCACCAACACTTTAAAATACAAGTTTACCAAACAAAATTTACAGTTTGTTAATTTCACAGTGTTTTTTAAATTATGCCGATTTATTTCCACAGTACAACACAACAACGCACATCAAAGCACAACAGAAAAGCACTTTTCTAAAACTCACAGCAATGCCAAACTAGCCTACGCCCATGCCACGCCCACCATCACCACACCACACACACCAACCACCACCTCCATTTTCGGTTTTTTTTAAGGGAATCATGATGACCTTGATTTTTTCAAATATATTATTACTAATTGGTAATATACTTCAATTTTTAAAAAGCAAACTACTCATAAGATAATCCATTATAATCCAGAATCATATATTTATAAGAATCTTAAAGATTCGATAACAAACATTATAAATCCACTAAATTCGTGTAAAACTAATATCTAATTTTATCTAGATAAATTttgatccaatacacccctgttaCAGGGCGCAAAGTCATGATGAAGTGGAGGTGCAGGCGGCATTGGAAGCAACAACATGGTCCTATCAGTTGGATACCATAGCCGTTGAAATTGAAGGAAGCTGCATCAACACCATCAAAGCAATCAAAAGACAGTACTGTCATCTAGATTGGAAGGCAAGATCTAGAATTAGAGACATTCATGAAAAACTTGTCACTACCAGCATGATTGTGGAAGGAAAAAACTTAAATCTTATGGTATTATGGGGAAAAAGCAAATCAGACTGCCTTTGCATTGGCTTCTAGGGTCAATTCAAATCCAACATGTATGTTGTTGGATGTTTTAAGTTGGATAGTCTGAGTTCCCGAGCCTCTGAAGGCACTCGATCTACACAACTTttgtcaatattttaattttctattaataAAAAGTTTtattatcaaaaagaaaaaaatgttctATGAACCACAGATCTAGGAGGCCAATTTAGGGGTGCATGCACGTGTATACTCACAGTAGTTTCACATGTTCTTTGCTTCAATGCCAAATTTTCCAGTCCCAAAATAATTTTGAAGTAAAAGATTGGAAAACTAAAGGTGTACGTGAATTCAGTGTTGTAATCTGTAAACAGAAATTGAAGTTACGTACATAGGTTACTGTGTAATATGAACAACAATCCATGATGATCCAACTAAGTATTCATATGTACGTACTAGAATATATACTTGTTAATTGATTTCAACAGACAGTTTGATTTCTGTACATGCAGGTCCATACTTTTTTGACCTAAAGTTGAGGCGAACGTTGTGGGAATTTAAAACTGAACTATACGTACCATCATCGCCAGAAGCAAGAAGAATCACTTCCTTTATTAGAACGTATGAGCTCTTGGTCCAGTACTCCAGTTGTTGGTTAGCTGTTGTTTGTACATTCATCCCTTGTAATACTAATTTATCGGTTTCGAAATCAGAATCCTAGTAGTCGTGCAGGAGATTTTTTCCCCTGGTGCATCAGTAATCTCCGAGGTTCTACGAAGTTTTGAATTCTAAGTCGTAGATATATTCAACAATCCGATCTGAGAAACATCTGATTCCAGGAACATATTGCTGGGTTTGTTATATGTGATTTTACTGCGCATCTGCTTCAGCTTTCAAGGCATATGATGCAATGCTAGTGGTAAATGGAAAATTCACCCGGCAGTAATGGCCCCAATAAAAAGTtcgaaacagaaaagaaaaataaaacagttCCTTTTCTTGTTCAGTCTGCCTGGAATGACTGTAGTGCAGTACTACTGTTTCTGTGGGAGAGAGCTTTAAATTTGCACGCAGTTAAGGAGGGGTCGGAAACtagaaataaaaagagaagaacaTGAACGCATGATGCTGCTGACACCAAGAAACCGTGTCAAAGATGCATCATCATGAGAATCTATCTGGATATCTTTTTCTCATCTCGAGGTCTTTTTCTAGGTGCACCCATTCGATTACTCCGAAGAGCCAAaaccttcattcttcttctatttattATGGAAGTATTGATTCTATTCTTAAAGATTAAAGCGACTTTAATCATCCTATAAAATATAAGTGTAAGCTGTTTACCAGGTTTAAGGAGCCACCTGATAGCCACATGAGATGATAAAGATTCAGCATGATGATACTGGATAGTCAACTCTGGTCTTCTCATCAGTCGGTGTTTGACCTCACCAGAATTTTACTCCTGAATATCTTAAACCCTTTTTGACGAATATGTATTACCCAAAATAACTTCAAAATCATCCATCACTGAACCCCTTCTGCTAAATTCAATATCAACCTCCCAGTCACCTGTTTACCAGGACGAACCTGACCTCCCAACCGTTCCAGGCTTAAACCTATGCTGCTTTTAGAACCAACGGCTGACTTGAAAACAATAGAAGCTGACCTCCCAACACTTCCAGGCTCAAACATATGCTGCTTGTAGAACCGATGACTGACTTTAAAACAATAGAACGCCAAGTACACTGTCATGGAGAACCATGGTCAGCTCCATTATGGGTTTCTACTAGCAATCCACACTAACATTCATCGCTTGATATAAATATGAGGCAATGCTCATTCAATCTCTGTACAGAATGCAGTAAGAATAGAATACTGAACCAAAGAAGTATATATATTTCAAAGCTTGATGTATATATATTTAGCATGACTAATTACATTGGACAGACATAACAACAGGAACTAATTTACTAGAACAATATACTATATAGATCTCTTAGCTTCATTTCCTTTACCAAGTTCAGCAACAGtgacataaaaagaaaaaaatgatacaAATATAGGAACCTAAGTTCCTTATTTTTTTTACTCTATCAAACAAGACAGACTAACACAAATCAATACCAAATATTTTAACACACTCGCaacaggaaaaaaagaaaagaaaaaaaaaagaacattacCAAACAAGATACGACAACCTCTTCACTCACAAACTAATTCCATCTCAAaattgattcctttgtttttgatAATATGCTACTGCTTATTAGTGTTTTGATCTGTGGCTATCTGCGAAGTAGCGTCAGAAACTGCTGCTACTGCTTGAGCCACACTCATTGTTTGGTAATGGGAAGTCAAAGGCTGAGTATAATATATTTGAGCATGATTAGGATCCGAGTACTCATAAGCATAATTACCAGTATTAGGAGCTTGAATAGATTGAGATGGGTGATGCATTGGATGGTAACTAACATAATGCGGCTGTTGATGCTGATCTGTAGCTGTGTGCATCATCTGTTGACCTCCAACTTGCCCTGGTGCAGTTGTTCTATAAACAGTTGATGCCATTTCGGGTTGTTTAGGAGGAGCAGACCGAGGGGGATAGCCAGGATTTTGTGGGGCTACAGATGTAGAGACCATAGTAGGAGTTGGAGGTGTAGGAGGTCGATTTGAAGAGATTTTAGATGTTTCACTCATATTTGGTTGCATAGACATGCTATAAGATTGAGTTTGATGAACGGGGACATAATACATAGGAATTTGTTGATCCATTTGATGGAGATGTTGTTGCGGTTTTTGTGGAACATACATTGGGTGATAGTAAGGTGATGAAATTGGTACCTGTCCTGCTCCATGTTGTTGGATGTAATGTGTGCCAGTTGCAGAGATAAActggtgctgttgctgttgttgatccAATTGTTGTGGAGGTAAAGCATACCCCGATTCCCGAATGTGTTgttgttcctgctgctgctgttgctgcatctGGATTCGATAATTTAGATCTGAAACATCTCTTTTTGGATCAACAGCAATTCTGCTATCACTTGGTGGAACTTGTTGGGCAACTTGTTCTTGataataaacttgttttggtctaGCCATCATGTTTGGAATACTATTGTCTCTGTAAAATTAACAATCCAAATATGTATTTCAGAactcaaaattcaaatttaacTAGGCAAAATCAAAATTGAAGCAATTTTGTGTTTTCTGCAAATTCTAAGATAATTTCCTGAATGAGAATTAACATTTTAAAAAGAAATTTTTAGTACCTTGCAGTCCCATCAGGGGAGGGTAAATCAACACCACCACTAGTTTTCTGCTGCAATTGAGGTTGTGGAGGCTGAGGTGGTTTTCGAAACCCATACTCAGATCTCTCATCATCAGAGTAAACCCGATTATGGCTGTTTTCATTAACAACACCAGAAGCATTAACAGTACCAGAATGAACTCCAGCAGAGACAGTAATGGtagtaggaagtggaggaggagaTGAAAGCAACGCAAAACCTCCATCATCCTGTTTATGTTGAGGAGGAGCAATATTCATATGTTGAAAATGATCTTCTAATCCAGCAACTTTCTGATCTTCAACATGAACCCTAATTGGAGGCAAATTAGACATTGAAGGTGAAGAAGTAGTAGACCCAAATGATGAATTAGTTTCCATCATAGGTGAATCAGGTATTGACTGAACATCTTGAACATTACCCCCCTTCATCTGTTTGTTCAAATTCCCCAATGATAAATCATTCTGATTATTCATTTCCACATGTTGATTACGATTATGATCTTGAATACGAACAACATCATCCAAACCTAACAAACAATTAACAGAAGCAGAATCAGCAGATAATCCTCTAGGTAAATTCCCAGAACCATTCAAAGCATCAACAAACCAAGATTCAGATTTAGAATCATCAAGTAATGAACCCATAGAAGCAGCCGTTTCAGGTTttgaaaagaacaaaaacaaacgaATCCTCGATGTTTTCACTGAAGCAGCCGAAGTACGATCATATTCCTCGATCATATTCTCAAGATCTTCATCAGTCGATACTGAAATCAGTGAATCCAAATCTTCATTTGGTAATTGATATTTCAATGTAAAAGAACGACCGTTTAGTAAAGTTCGTGAGATTTTCGACGAAAGTGAAACAAGTGATGAATGACGATCCACAACCACAATACGAGTATCACCACCGATATAACACAGAGATTTATCATGCGGCCGCGGGATTATATGACCTCCGTAACTACACATGAGACGGAGTTTTGAATTTGGGATGACTTGTGGTAATTGCTGTTCATTTTCCCATGAATCGTTGTTTCTTGAACGAGGTGATGAGCCTATTGAGTCTGTGTAACCACTACCGCCGCCGCCACCCTGGTGGTtgtttgtagtggttgttgttgttgtggagattggtgagggtggtggtggtggcagtgatggatcCATTTTGTTTGATGGTGGGTGGAGGTGGAGAAGAAACTCCACACACAAGAGagtaaactgaaattaaaaaaaaggGGAGTGGATTATTACTAGGTTGATGCTCTTTATACGCTTCTAAAATCTAGCTTCTtgcatttttcttctctttttcttactCGTTTCTCCTTTTGCTTAAAATTACAGTTGGGTCCTTCCAGATTTTTTAAAATATCCAAGACTCTTAAATCACATATTAATTTCTGGAATGCATCCAGGTGTTTTGATATTATAATCAACTttagaaatcaaaaccaaaaacattTTACCTCACATAAATTTAACCTTTTTGTTTTTGGGAGTTATTTTGAAATTATGTGTCTGAATTAATTTCTAACCTTAATTATAGAAAATGAAATTATAGAAATCGAAAATAACTTCTGAAATAATATTCAAATATGGTATTAAGAATTTTAAAACCACATACTACTTAATCAATATTTGAATGAATTAAAATAATTTTAGGCGTTTTCGGTGCAGATCTGGATTTAACTAATTCGAGCCATTACAAATTGACAAATGTACGAGGTAGTACTTGGTTTTTGGAGACCTGGAAAAATGATATAGTTCTGCTTTTTTGAATTGTGCTTGAATAAATCAGATTCACTAAATGTATCATTTTCACGGCCAATTTACAAGTGTACGAGGTGGTATTTGTTTTTCTGGAGACCGGAGATAATACAGTTATACTCTTTTGAGTTGTATTTGAATATAGCATATTTATTAAATGCATCACTTTCACGGTCAACTTAAATATCAAATTGTCAAAAAAGATTTTAAGATAAGAAGTTGGAATCTATCAACGCTAATTTAGCAGCACGCAGAATAGTAATTCTTTAACCAGCGGGGATCAGCTTAATTGGTCGGAGGTCGAACTCTCAAGTTATAGGTTAGAGGTTCGAATCTCGCACTGTCTGTATCAAAAGAAAGGGAAAGGAAAAAATAATTCAGTAGCTCATTTTAAAATGTTGATTTCGGATTAGTCAATCAAgtcatttttgttttgttttgcttttgaaagaaacatcttgatttcattaataatgcaaaattgaatcaaagatgagaaagatAAAAAAACTACTATATCTTATTTATAGAGGAAACTGATATATGAAAAATAGCTTTAGAAATAAAATTGTGTCATTAAGATTTGTCTTCTTCAATAAAGTATAATGTCCCAGAGGGGAGTAATCTGCCCATTTCATTATTATCACAATTTTTATGTAGTCATTGATCTTTAAAGAATTGTAAAACCATGACCACTTCCGAAATTTTGCCAGCGATGATACATTTGATAAGATTGTAACAATCATACGAGGCACTCTTAGCAATAAAAAAACATCTAATTGGCATATGAAAGTCACTAAAAGggatgaaatagattgaaaataaaataaaaatattatttacaaacccaaaaatcactaaaaaatgataatttttatttaataCTAATAAATAGTAATATATATACCAAATCTGTCAAACGTTCTGAAGATCTTAGATGAAATATGACATATCTGGATTAAGATCTTAGAGATTTAAGTAAAATTGAGTTAGAGAGATAAAACATATTTTTTTTCCGGAGAGAGAAGAGAGAAGATTTTAGGAAGATTGAATTATAGTTTCCAATCAAGTCATTTGATGACTACTCATTTCTCAAGTTTGATATTGTTACAAGATTGATGTTCTTTATCCGTTTCTAAAATGTAGCTTCTTGCATTTTGCTTCTCTTTTTCTTACTCGTTTCTCTCTTTACTCAAAAAATACCTTTGGAGATTTTTAAAGACTttaaaggatttacaaagtatttTGTTATTGGTTGTATACTTTTAAAATCTCTTTCAAAGTTTATGTTACTGGTTGTCGATTGTAAAAATGTCTTCCAAAATTTGTATTACTCGTTAAAAACTTGATAATTCAAAGGCTTTGTATACTTACCTATTTTCAAGACTTTGAATgacttttgtgtatatatttgccTTGATTAAAGTCTTGCAAAATATGTAAGATTTTGGAAGACttccaaaaaatttaaaaatattttttattatcttttattttatttcataaatGTACAGTCTACAAAACTCATATACAGTCTACATAACCCATA
Coding sequences within:
- the LOC113275408 gene encoding alpha-protein kinase 1-like; this encodes MDPSLPPPPPSPISTTTTTTTNNHQGGGGGSGYTDSIGSSPRSRNNDSWENEQQLPQVIPNSKLRLMCSYGGHIIPRPHDKSLCYIGGDTRIVVVDRHSSLVSLSSKISRTLLNGRSFTLKYQLPNEDLDSLISVSTDEDLENMIEEYDRTSAASVKTSRIRLFLFFSKPETAASMGSLLDDSKSESWFVDALNGSGNLPRGLSADSASVNCLLGLDDVVRIQDHNRNQHVEMNNQNDLSLGNLNKQMKGGNVQDVQSIPDSPMMETNSSFGSTTSSPSMSNLPPIRVHVEDQKVAGLEDHFQHMNIAPPQHKQDDGGFALLSSPPPLPTTITVSAGVHSGTVNASGVVNENSHNRVYSDDERSEYGFRKPPQPPQPQLQQKTSGGVDLPSPDGTARDNSIPNMMARPKQVYYQEQVAQQVPPSDSRIAVDPKRDVSDLNYRIQMQQQQQQEQQHIRESGYALPPQQLDQQQQQHQFISATGTHYIQQHGAGQVPISSPYYHPMYVPQKPQQHLHQMDQQIPMYYVPVHQTQSYSMSMQPNMSETSKISSNRPPTPPTPTMVSTSVAPQNPGYPPRSAPPKQPEMASTVYRTTAPGQVGGQQMMHTATDQHQQPHYVSYHPMHHPSQSIQAPNTGNYAYEYSDPNHAQIYYTQPLTSHYQTMSVAQAVAAVSDATSQIATDQNTNKQ